One Peptostreptococcus equinus genomic window carries:
- a CDS encoding alpha-hydroxy-acid oxidizing protein, whose product MNFQEVENEARKKFKGTCRVCKVCDGVACRGEVPGMGGKGTGSAFMENIKALEKIKLNMRVIHDVSEVDTSIELFGKKLALPIMAAPITGTTLNMGGQVTEREYIEPVVVGCKNKDIYAMVGDTAVPQFLIENLEVIKENNGHGIVFIKPWENEEIISKIRDAEKAGAIAVGIDIDACGLITLKLHGTPVFAKKIDQIKELVDSTELPFILKGIMTPDEAKMAADAGVYAIVVSNHGGRVQDYAPGSADVLPEIVKAVDGKCKILVDGGIRTGVDVLKMLALGADACLIGRPFVTASFGGQTEGVELYIDRLRGDLESAMVLTGCADLKSITDRIIYKDVK is encoded by the coding sequence ATGAATTTTCAAGAAGTGGAGAATGAAGCTAGAAAGAAGTTTAAAGGAACATGTAGAGTGTGTAAAGTTTGCGATGGTGTAGCTTGTCGTGGCGAAGTGCCAGGTATGGGTGGCAAAGGTACAGGTAGTGCATTTATGGAAAATATAAAAGCCTTAGAAAAAATAAAACTCAACATGAGGGTCATACATGATGTGAGTGAAGTTGATACAAGTATTGAATTATTTGGGAAAAAGCTTGCATTACCTATAATGGCAGCTCCTATTACAGGTACAACTCTTAATATGGGCGGACAAGTTACTGAAAGAGAATATATAGAACCAGTAGTTGTCGGTTGCAAAAATAAAGATATCTATGCAATGGTAGGAGATACAGCAGTACCACAGTTTTTGATTGAAAATCTTGAAGTGATAAAAGAAAATAATGGTCATGGTATAGTTTTTATAAAACCATGGGAAAATGAAGAAATTATAAGTAAAATTAGAGATGCAGAAAAAGCAGGTGCTATAGCTGTAGGTATAGATATAGATGCATGTGGCTTAATAACACTAAAGTTACACGGAACACCTGTATTTGCAAAAAAAATAGATCAGATAAAAGAGTTGGTTGATTCTACTGAACTTCCATTTATATTAAAGGGTATAATGACACCAGATGAAGCTAAAATGGCTGCAGATGCTGGTGTATATGCTATAGTTGTATCAAATCATGGAGGAAGGGTTCAGGACTATGCTCCTGGTTCAGCAGATGTACTTCCTGAAATAGTAAAAGCAGTCGATGGGAAATGTAAGATACTAGTAGATGGTGGTATAAGAACAGGTGTAGATGTATTAAAAATGCTTGCATTAGGAGCTGATGCCTGTCTAATAGGAAGACCATTTGTAACAGCATCGTTTGGTGGACAGACTGAAGGGGTAGAATTATATATAGATAGACTAAGAGGAGATTTAGAATCTGCTATGGTCTTGACTGGATGTGCAGATTTGAAATCTATAACAGACAGAATAATATATAAGGATGTGAAGTAG
- the alr gene encoding alanine racemase, with protein sequence MEEKSLGSTWVEIDLDNIKHNFEGIKEKVSDNVKMCMVLKADAYGHGSVELGKFYEELGADFFAVARTSEGFQLRNNGIRLPILNLGVTDPDDYREAIRENISMTIFSYETAYFLDKIAKEENLSAKIHIKLDTGMSRLGFVVKDDNLDSIISEIKKISQLENVIMEGMFTHFATADIKNKEFKDLQMFRFNSIVRELENLNIRPQIVHCSNSAEILESIERYDMVRPGIVQYGVYPSDEVDHTVDVKPVMSFKTKVTNIKNLEPGVSIGYGRTYFTTVDERIATIAVGYADGFLRGRRHPHVYINGNKCPVVGRICMDQTMVRIPMDKDIKIGDEVLIFGDQYISVVQVAKECETIEHEVLCAVDKRVKRAYKLNNEIVKIVDYLNGEKNA encoded by the coding sequence ATGGAGGAAAAATCTTTAGGAAGTACATGGGTAGAGATAGACTTAGATAATATTAAACACAATTTTGAAGGCATAAAAGAAAAAGTAAGTGATAATGTAAAAATGTGCATGGTTTTAAAAGCTGATGCATATGGTCATGGTTCTGTAGAACTGGGTAAATTTTATGAAGAGTTGGGTGCAGATTTTTTTGCAGTTGCTAGAACTTCAGAAGGATTTCAACTGAGAAATAATGGTATAAGATTACCTATATTGAATCTTGGAGTTACAGATCCAGATGATTATAGAGAAGCTATAAGAGAAAATATATCAATGACTATATTTTCTTATGAAACGGCTTATTTTTTAGATAAAATAGCCAAAGAAGAAAATCTAAGTGCTAAAATACATATAAAGTTGGATACTGGTATGTCAAGACTAGGTTTTGTAGTGAAAGATGATAATCTAGATTCTATTATTTCTGAAATAAAAAAGATAAGTCAACTAGAAAATGTGATTATGGAAGGTATGTTTACCCACTTTGCTACAGCTGATATAAAAAATAAAGAATTCAAAGATTTACAGATGTTTAGATTTAATTCAATAGTTAGAGAATTAGAAAATTTAAATATTAGGCCTCAAATAGTTCATTGTTCAAATAGTGCTGAGATTTTGGAATCTATAGAAAGATACGATATGGTTAGACCAGGGATAGTACAATATGGTGTATATCCATCAGACGAGGTAGATCATACAGTAGATGTAAAGCCTGTTATGTCATTTAAGACTAAAGTGACTAATATAAAGAATTTAGAACCAGGTGTATCAATTGGATATGGAAGAACTTATTTTACAACGGTTGATGAAAGAATAGCAACAATAGCAGTAGGGTATGCTGATGGATTTTTAAGAGGAAGAAGACATCCACATGTATACATTAACGGAAATAAATGTCCAGTAGTTGGCAGAATCTGTATGGATCAAACTATGGTCAGAATTCCTATGGATAAAGATATAAAAATAGGTGATGAAGTTCTAATATTTGGAGATCAATATATAAGTGTTGTCCAAGTAGCAAAGGAGTGTGAAACTATAGAACATGAAGTATTATGTGCTGTAGATAAGAGAGTTAAAAGAGCTTATAAATTAAATAATGAGATAGTTAAGATAGTAGATTATTTGAATGGAGAAAAGAATGCTTAA
- a CDS encoding YraN family protein has product MNRYELGKLGEEAVAIYLEKRGYHTLNRNFRIRNGEIDIIFTESNTLIFGEVKTRTNEKFGLPCQAVDIKKMNKIINVARYFIACNNIKDMNIRFDIFEVYYKERKIRHIKNAYELR; this is encoded by the coding sequence ATGAATAGATATGAACTTGGTAAATTAGGTGAAGAGGCTGTTGCGATCTATTTAGAAAAAAGAGGATATCATACATTGAATAGAAATTTTAGAATACGAAATGGTGAAATAGACATTATTTTCACTGAGTCTAATACATTAATTTTTGGTGAGGTAAAAACAAGAACTAATGAAAAATTCGGATTACCATGTCAAGCTGTAGATATAAAAAAAATGAATAAGATAATAAATGTAGCTAGATATTTTATAGCTTGTAACAATATAAAAGATATGAATATAAGATTCGATATATTTGAAGTTTATTATAAGGAAAGAAAAATTAGACATATAAAAAATGCATATGAATTGAGGTAA
- a CDS encoding YifB family Mg chelatase-like AAA ATPase, translating to MIYFTKSGIITGIGGNFIQVEVDISKGMPYFSIVGLAGAQVRESKERVKSAIINSGYVFPLHRIVVNLSPANIKKDGSYLDLAICIAVLNSTISFDKGILENSIFLGELSLNGSIKRMDGILSIVLDIVSEDDQYFFIPEENYIECMSIKKDNIVPVSHIKECIKVLKMDNQDREKYIKEKIEKLNQQILSNRLLDMDDNIIVDFESIKGNELAKRCAIISVAGGHNMLLIGPPGTGKTMLAKAMASIQAELDKEQSILLTRIYSAAGKLGDNLPIVKYPPFRQPHHTSTKIAIIGGGQNAKLGEITLAHKGILFLDEFPEFKRDTIESLRQPMEDGLINISRVNDSHRFPADFLMLATMNNATRKWIQ from the coding sequence ATGATATATTTTACAAAATCAGGTATTATTACAGGAATAGGTGGAAATTTTATTCAAGTAGAGGTGGATATAAGTAAGGGTATGCCATATTTTTCAATAGTAGGTCTAGCAGGTGCTCAAGTAAGGGAATCAAAAGAAAGAGTAAAATCAGCTATAATTAACAGTGGTTATGTTTTTCCTTTACATAGGATTGTAGTAAATTTATCCCCTGCAAATATAAAAAAAGATGGATCATATTTGGATTTGGCAATTTGTATAGCAGTATTAAATAGCACAATATCATTTGATAAAGGGATATTAGAAAATTCTATTTTTCTTGGGGAATTATCGCTTAATGGAAGCATAAAAAGAATGGATGGAATATTATCTATAGTATTAGATATAGTCAGTGAAGACGACCAATATTTTTTTATACCAGAAGAAAATTATATAGAATGTATGTCAATAAAAAAAGATAATATAGTACCAGTATCTCATATAAAAGAGTGTATTAAAGTATTAAAAATGGATAATCAGGATAGAGAAAAATACATTAAAGAAAAAATTGAAAAATTAAATCAGCAAATCCTATCAAATAGACTTTTGGATATGGATGACAATATTATAGTAGATTTTGAAAGTATAAAAGGGAATGAACTAGCAAAAAGATGTGCAATAATCTCAGTTGCTGGTGGTCATAATATGTTATTAATCGGACCACCTGGTACTGGCAAAACCATGCTGGCAAAAGCTATGGCATCAATACAAGCAGAGTTGGATAAAGAGCAAAGTATACTTCTAACTAGAATTTATAGTGCGGCAGGTAAGCTTGGTGATAATCTTCCAATTGTGAAATATCCTCCGTTTAGACAACCACATCATACTTCAACAAAAATAGCTATAATAGGTGGAGGACAGAATGCAAAATTAGGTGAAATAACTTTGGCGCACAAGGGAATTCTATTTTTAGATGAGTTTCCAGAATTTAAAAGAGATACAATAGAATCGCTAAGACAGCCTATGGAGGATGGTCTTATAAATATATCTAGGGTTAATGATAGCCATAGATTTCCTGCTGATTTCTTGATGCTAGCCACTATGAACAACGCCACACGCAAATGGATACAATGA
- the rplS gene encoding 50S ribosomal protein L19 yields the protein MNELIKAIEAENLKSEVPAFGPGDTVKVHVKIIEGKRERVQVFEGVVLKRQGGGVRETFTVRKISFGVGVERTFPIHSPKIEKIEVTRFGKVRRAKITYLRGRVGKAAKIKEAKGRR from the coding sequence ATGAACGAATTAATTAAGGCTATTGAAGCTGAAAACTTGAAAAGTGAAGTTCCTGCATTTGGACCTGGGGACACAGTAAAGGTACACGTTAAGATTATCGAAGGAAAAAGAGAAAGAGTTCAGGTATTCGAAGGTGTTGTACTTAAGAGACAAGGCGGAGGAGTTAGAGAAACTTTCACTGTAAGAAAGATATCTTTCGGTGTAGGAGTTGAAAGAACTTTCCCAATTCATTCACCAAAAATTGAAAAGATTGAAGTTACAAGATTTGGTAAGGTAAGAAGAGCTAAGATAACATACCTAAGAGGTAGAGTTGGAAAAGCTGCTAAGATTAAAGAAGCTAAGGGCAGAAGATAA
- the ylqF gene encoding ribosome biogenesis GTPase YlqF: MAYNEEYLKDDNLNINWYPGHMKKTKELVQNNLKLVDLVIELIDARIPLSSRNPDIDRLVGDKSRILLLNKSDLVKKKDIDFWIEYYKSQGLKVIPINSMTGEGINKVVNECKAQTKDLMDSYIEKGRIARAIRLMIVGVPNVGKSSIINKLSGRKSTQTGDRPGVTKGKQWVKIRGDMELLDTPGILWPKFEDQEVALNLAFTRAIKDEILDVETLGLRLIERLIEIAPEDLMDRYKLNHLSDNPLDVMEEIGRKRGFILSGRELDYTRIAQTVLNEFREGKIGKICLEKVK; the protein is encoded by the coding sequence ATGGCATATAATGAAGAATATTTAAAAGATGATAACTTGAATATAAACTGGTATCCTGGCCATATGAAAAAGACTAAAGAGTTAGTTCAAAATAATTTAAAACTAGTAGATTTAGTAATAGAATTAATAGATGCTAGAATACCACTTAGTAGTAGAAATCCAGATATAGATAGATTGGTTGGAGATAAAAGTAGAATACTTTTATTAAACAAGTCTGACTTAGTGAAAAAAAAAGATATAGATTTTTGGATTGAATATTATAAGTCTCAGGGATTGAAGGTAATACCGATAAATTCGATGACAGGTGAGGGGATAAACAAAGTAGTAAACGAATGCAAGGCTCAAACAAAAGATTTGATGGACTCGTATATAGAAAAAGGAAGAATAGCTAGAGCTATTAGACTGATGATAGTAGGAGTTCCAAATGTAGGTAAATCTTCTATAATAAATAAATTATCAGGTAGAAAAAGTACACAGACAGGTGATAGACCAGGTGTCACAAAAGGTAAGCAATGGGTAAAAATAAGAGGAGATATGGAATTATTAGATACTCCAGGTATATTATGGCCGAAGTTTGAAGATCAAGAAGTTGCTTTGAATCTTGCTTTTACTAGGGCAATTAAAGATGAAATTTTAGATGTTGAAACTCTTGGTCTTAGACTGATAGAGAGATTGATAGAAATAGCACCAGAAGATTTGATGGATAGATACAAATTAAATCATTTGAGTGATAATCCACTAGATGTAATGGAAGAAATTGGCAGAAAAAGAGGATTTATATTAAGTGGAAGAGAATTAGACTATACTAGAATAGCTCAAACAGTTTTAAATGAATTTAGAGAAGGTAAAATTGGAAAAATTTGTCTAGAGAAAGTTAAATAG
- a CDS encoding ribonuclease HII has protein sequence MLKSISKEEISKFKTYQIKELADKISPDKYLDFINLFGADERKSVLSICNSLNKRLEKIKLEEERLIRINEFEEIAYDKGYIYIGGVDEAGRGPLAGPVVAAVVVFDRMTKIPGVDDSKKIKESKREELFEYIIKNAKDYGIGIADNVEIDEINILNATYLAMKRAIDMLKEKPDCLLNDAVTIPDLNIAQVPIIKGDSKSISIAAASILAKVTRDRIMYDMDKKYPHYGFSSNKGYGTKDHYSGIMNYGITPIHRKSFLKNINY, from the coding sequence ATGCTTAAAAGTATAAGTAAAGAAGAAATATCAAAATTCAAAACATATCAAATTAAGGAACTAGCAGATAAAATAAGTCCAGATAAATATCTGGACTTTATCAATTTATTCGGTGCAGATGAGAGAAAATCAGTATTAAGTATCTGTAATAGCCTTAATAAGAGACTTGAAAAAATAAAATTGGAAGAAGAAAGATTAATAAGAATAAATGAATTTGAAGAAATAGCATACGATAAAGGCTATATTTATATAGGAGGAGTGGATGAAGCCGGTAGAGGACCTTTAGCTGGGCCTGTGGTAGCCGCTGTAGTAGTTTTTGATAGAATGACTAAAATACCAGGTGTAGACGATTCTAAAAAAATTAAAGAGTCAAAGAGAGAAGAGCTTTTTGAATATATAATTAAAAATGCTAAAGATTATGGTATTGGTATTGCAGATAATGTAGAAATAGATGAAATCAATATATTAAACGCAACATATCTAGCCATGAAAAGAGCTATAGATATGCTTAAAGAAAAACCAGATTGTTTATTAAATGATGCCGTTACAATACCAGATCTCAATATAGCACAAGTGCCTATAATAAAAGGAGATTCAAAATCTATATCTATAGCAGCAGCTAGTATATTAGCAAAGGTTACAAGAGATAGAATAATGTATGATATGGATAAAAAATATCCTCATTATGGATTTTCTTCTAATAAGGGATATGGAACAAAAGACCATTATAGTGGTATAATGAATTATGGCATTACGCCTATACATAGAAAGAGTTTTTTAAAAAATATCAATTATTAA
- a CDS encoding SymE family type I addiction module toxin, producing MSNNRYNDTPTIMMKGKWLEKFGFKVGQRYHVDCQNGKLIITIKN from the coding sequence ATGAGCAATAATCGATATAATGATACACCTACCATCATGATGAAAGGGAAATGGTTAGAAAAATTTGGATTTAAGGTAGGGCAGAGATATCATGTTGATTGTCAAAACGGAAAACTGATTATTACTATAAAAAATTGA
- a CDS encoding DUF6551 family protein has protein sequence MEDLLNYVPNVHFEQIPIKNLVSNQNYQRNLSTRHVQRAAANFDLYQVNPVKVSRRDGINYVFNGQHTIEIIALVSGSRETPVWCMIYDELEYTEEADIFANQMKYVKPLLPYETFMASIEAGSDKHLIIQDLVESYNLTLSSAKIPGGICAISTLETIYDKHGFHVLDHVLRLLIGTWEGEPNSLSANMLNGVARLVAAYGDQIKDTVFKERLGRVSIKTLSQTAKDRRVGSLGYAEAILIFYNKRSKVHLTWDKLYAKKPTRKNKADDLIEYEPQEDDASDDE, from the coding sequence ATGGAAGACCTACTGAATTATGTGCCGAATGTTCACTTCGAACAGATACCAATAAAGAACCTGGTTTCTAACCAAAATTATCAAAGGAATTTATCCACTAGGCACGTTCAACGAGCAGCTGCTAACTTCGACTTATATCAAGTAAATCCTGTAAAAGTAAGCCGTAGAGATGGAATAAACTATGTTTTTAATGGTCAGCATACCATTGAGATTATTGCCCTTGTTTCAGGCTCTAGAGAAACACCTGTATGGTGCATGATTTATGATGAACTGGAGTATACCGAAGAAGCTGATATCTTTGCAAATCAAATGAAATATGTAAAGCCCCTGCTGCCCTATGAAACTTTTATGGCAAGTATAGAGGCAGGAAGTGATAAGCATCTCATCATTCAGGATTTAGTTGAATCCTATAACCTCACTCTATCATCCGCTAAAATACCCGGTGGCATCTGCGCTATTTCCACTTTAGAAACTATATATGATAAACATGGCTTTCATGTCTTAGACCATGTCCTAAGGCTCCTAATTGGCACTTGGGAGGGTGAACCTAATTCCCTTAGTGCAAATATGCTAAATGGTGTCGCAAGGCTTGTAGCAGCCTATGGAGACCAAATAAAGGATACCGTTTTTAAAGAAAGACTTGGCAGAGTATCCATCAAAACTCTAAGTCAAACCGCCAAAGACAGACGTGTTGGCTCTCTTGGCTATGCTGAGGCTATCCTCATTTTTTATAACAAACGCTCCAAGGTTCATCTCACTTGGGATAAGCTATATGCTAAAAAACCAACTAGGAAAAATAAAGCTGATGATTTGATAGAGTATGAACCACAGGAAGATGATGCATCTGATGATGAGTAG
- a CDS encoding cell wall-binding repeat-containing protein yields MKKRILFLFMSFIFIFTTCFVNYSWASEADDTSKVVFGDENIKKEVVNCLKDPNNLFDTSKAIDKTLATSYEPTVGDMKNLKKLTVGPLFDSSYNPISAKSIKGLEEAVNVVDLHLSSLHAPDINLISSLTNVEKLYLKSNDLNDLSIISNMHNLVDLNISSNNITNFSGIENSIKIEKLTATENKISDLSAIKNLTGLKELYLDNNKISEISPIENLKNLVVLRLSGNVIKSIDKIGSKPQLKELQINGTYTGPFDPPDQSGNVISDISKLSMMTNLETLYIQDTVLVKDLSPLSNLTKLKTLILRGNSITDIKPLANLTNLSTLYLYKNHVKDISPLSNMVNMKEFNFAVNNVEDISVLKNMKNLSDVKGYLNNISEFDSLKTVNAEVINFTHNHLIDLSFLKETGKKGTQGFYVLDRQDKSMKAEIVSEKYQDNNIEFIIKNPVRLADGSVLPIDASQKLDQSLKDDFEIGDAVEINNKVVDLNNAANIKIVSEGENLKISIPKTSYKNGMKIDVPFSKFGTLVSDDMPFELYGTFSGVVHFTMPAESINPDKPKPDSNIERIPGKKPIQIATEISKKSYDKSNYAILVSKNNYTDAILASPLASIYNAPILVTEADRISSEAKNELHRLGVKNIIIVGGESSVSKNIYNGLEKDKYKLERIQGANRYSTSVAVYNKIKSINKFKAEIILTSGENFTDGILASSIAIKNQNPILLTSKEKLPWTVKFAIRGDIKNVIVIGGNSSVPNNQVKNNFRNKNIKRISGENRYSTSIEVAKYLYPSSKTFVVSSGEDFRDSLTSSCLYFKYASPIMFTKSKELPKIISDYVNSYRKIYVVGSENIISTNVIEKIRNLHKK; encoded by the coding sequence ATGAAAAAAAGAATTTTATTTTTGTTTATGTCATTTATCTTTATTTTTACAACCTGTTTTGTAAACTATTCATGGGCATCAGAAGCTGATGATACTAGCAAGGTAGTATTTGGAGATGAAAATATAAAGAAAGAAGTTGTAAATTGCTTGAAAGATCCAAATAATCTTTTTGACACTAGCAAGGCAATTGATAAGACTTTGGCAACAAGCTATGAACCAACTGTTGGAGATATGAAAAATTTAAAAAAACTAACAGTAGGTCCTTTATTTGATTCTTCATACAATCCTATTAGTGCAAAGAGCATAAAAGGGTTAGAAGAAGCTGTAAATGTTGTAGACCTGCACCTATCGAGTCTACATGCACCTGATATAAATTTGATTTCCAGTTTGACAAATGTAGAAAAGTTATACTTAAAGAGTAATGATTTAAACGATTTAAGTATTATAAGTAATATGCACAATTTAGTAGATTTGAATATAAGTTCAAATAACATAACTAATTTTTCAGGTATTGAGAACTCAATAAAAATAGAAAAACTAACAGCTACAGAAAACAAGATAAGTGACTTGTCAGCTATTAAAAATTTGACAGGTTTAAAGGAATTATATTTAGATAATAATAAAATATCAGAAATTAGTCCTATTGAAAATTTGAAAAACTTAGTAGTTTTAAGATTGAGCGGAAATGTAATTAAATCAATTGATAAGATAGGTTCTAAACCTCAACTAAAAGAGTTACAGATTAATGGTACATATACAGGGCCTTTTGATCCACCTGACCAAAGTGGAAATGTAATTTCAGACATATCAAAGTTATCTATGATGACAAATTTAGAAACTCTTTATATACAAGATACAGTTTTGGTTAAAGATTTAAGCCCACTTAGCAATTTGACAAAATTAAAAACATTAATACTTAGAGGTAATAGTATTACGGACATAAAACCCTTGGCTAATTTAACAAATCTAAGTACTTTATATTTATATAAGAACCATGTAAAGGACATTAGTCCTTTATCAAATATGGTAAATATGAAAGAATTCAATTTTGCTGTAAACAATGTTGAAGACATAAGTGTGCTTAAAAATATGAAAAACTTATCAGATGTTAAGGGATATTTAAACAACATTAGCGAATTTGACTCTCTAAAGACTGTCAACGCAGAAGTAATAAACTTCACACACAATCATTTAATAGACTTGTCCTTCCTAAAGGAAACAGGTAAAAAAGGCACACAAGGTTTTTATGTACTAGATAGACAAGACAAATCTATGAAGGCCGAAATTGTATCTGAAAAATATCAAGATAATAATATTGAATTTATTATTAAAAATCCAGTTCGTCTTGCAGATGGATCTGTTTTACCAATTGATGCTAGCCAAAAACTCGACCAGTCCCTAAAAGATGATTTTGAAATAGGAGATGCAGTAGAAATAAATAATAAAGTAGTAGATTTAAATAATGCTGCAAATATTAAGATAGTTTCTGAGGGTGAAAATTTAAAGATTAGTATACCTAAAACAAGTTATAAAAATGGTATGAAAATAGATGTACCTTTTTCAAAGTTTGGAACTTTGGTGTCAGATGATATGCCGTTTGAACTATATGGAACTTTTAGTGGTGTTGTTCATTTTACTATGCCTGCTGAGTCAATTAATCCAGATAAACCTAAACCTGATAGCAATATTGAAAGAATACCAGGCAAAAAGCCGATTCAAATTGCAACTGAAATAAGTAAGAAATCATATGATAAATCTAACTATGCAATATTGGTAAGCAAGAATAATTATACAGATGCAATACTAGCATCACCATTAGCTAGTATTTATAATGCTCCTATATTAGTTACTGAAGCTGATAGAATAAGTTCAGAAGCAAAAAATGAATTACATAGGTTAGGAGTAAAAAATATAATAATAGTCGGCGGTGAATCGTCTGTATCAAAAAATATATATAATGGCTTAGAAAAAGATAAGTATAAACTTGAAAGAATTCAAGGAGCTAATAGATATTCGACATCAGTAGCTGTGTATAATAAAATAAAAAGTATAAATAAATTTAAAGCTGAAATTATATTGACATCTGGTGAAAATTTTACTGATGGAATACTAGCAAGCTCAATTGCAATAAAAAATCAGAACCCAATACTTTTAACAAGTAAAGAAAAATTGCCTTGGACGGTTAAATTCGCAATAAGGGGTGACATTAAAAATGTTATTGTAATTGGTGGTAACTCGTCAGTGCCAAACAATCAAGTTAAAAATAACTTTAGAAATAAGAACATTAAGAGAATATCAGGAGAAAATAGGTATTCAACTTCAATAGAAGTAGCTAAATATCTATATCCCTCAAGTAAGACATTTGTTGTAAGTTCTGGAGAAGATTTTAGAGATAGTTTGACATCATCTTGCCTGTATTTCAAATACGCTAGTCCAATTATGTTTACCAAGTCAAAAGAATTACCAAAAATAATTAGCGATTATGTAAATTCTTACAGAAAAATTTATGTTGTTGGAAGTGAAAATATAATATCTACTAACGTCATTGAGAAAATACGAAATTTACATAAGAAATAG
- a CDS encoding VOC family protein, translating into MRFEHFNFNVLDLEKSLKFYDDALGLKPVREKNAEDGSFKLVYLGDGQTDFQLELTWLRDRKEPYNLGECEFHLALNTDDYEATYKKHKEMGIVIFENHSMGIYFIIDPDGYWIEILPRDRHTKK; encoded by the coding sequence ATGAGATTTGAACATTTCAATTTTAATGTATTAGACTTAGAAAAAAGTTTGAAATTTTATGATGATGCTTTGGGATTAAAGCCAGTAAGAGAAAAAAATGCAGAAGACGGATCTTTTAAATTAGTTTATTTAGGAGATGGGCAAACAGACTTTCAGTTAGAATTAACATGGTTAAGAGATAGAAAAGAGCCATATAACCTAGGAGAATGTGAATTCCATTTAGCATTAAATACTGACGATTATGAAGCTACTTATAAAAAGCATAAAGAAATGGGTATAGTAATATTTGAAAATCACTCAATGGGAATTTACTTTATTATAGATCCAGACGGTTATTGGATAGAGATATTACCAAGAGATAGACATACTAAAAAATAA
- a CDS encoding integrase has translation MLEQKFSENIDNKKKLPEIEVTETESFNYDGFQVVRGEFFSHVFEPSFTLNKSKVSVNKACIRKLPDIEYVQILVNSAEKKLAVRPCLEEEKDSVKWCSSGEKKNPKQITCRIFYAKVIELMGWNPDNRYKLLGKLMKSNDEYLFIFDLNNPEIYKPKARNDGKSVISRTPSYPSSWQNQFGVTFEEHKKNLQVNIFDGVAVFGILENSNEAPSGSEV, from the coding sequence ATGCTTGAACAAAAATTTTCGGAAAATATCGACAATAAAAAGAAGCTTCCGGAAATAGAAGTAACCGAGACTGAGTCTTTCAACTATGATGGATTTCAGGTAGTACGTGGAGAATTTTTTTCTCATGTCTTTGAACCGTCATTTACCCTAAATAAAAGCAAGGTTTCTGTAAATAAAGCATGCATCCGCAAATTACCCGATATAGAGTATGTTCAGATTCTTGTTAATTCTGCAGAAAAGAAACTGGCTGTAAGGCCATGTCTTGAAGAAGAAAAAGACTCTGTGAAATGGTGCTCTTCCGGAGAAAAGAAAAATCCCAAACAAATAACCTGCAGAATCTTCTATGCCAAAGTTATAGAGCTGATGGGTTGGAATCCTGACAACAGATATAAGCTACTTGGAAAACTAATGAAATCAAATGATGAGTACCTTTTTATCTTTGATTTGAATAACCCTGAAATATATAAGCCAAAGGCAAGAAACGATGGTAAATCTGTTATATCAAGAACACCCTCCTACCCTTCAAGCTGGCAAAATCAATTCGGTGTTACATTTGAAGAACATAAAAAGAATCTACAAGTAAATATATTTGATGGGGTTGCTGTATTTGGAATTTTAGAAAATAGCAATGAAGCACCATCAGGAAGCGAGGTATAA